One genomic segment of bacterium includes these proteins:
- a CDS encoding 4Fe-4S dicluster domain-containing protein, giving the protein MKMQYQVIPHLCIGCRTCELACSFTHSQNGKPGRSRIYPLDAGHKEMWVPVVCLQCEDPACVKSCLVDAIKMNPATGAYEIDHEVCVRCMACVAACPFGCSLLDQQHNEVIKCDLCGGDPACAHFCPTKALVYKPLP; this is encoded by the coding sequence ATGAAAATGCAGTATCAGGTAATACCGCATCTTTGCATTGGTTGCCGCACTTGCGAACTTGCTTGTTCATTCACGCATTCACAAAACGGTAAACCGGGACGTAGTCGGATTTATCCGCTCGACGCCGGCCACAAAGAAATGTGGGTACCGGTAGTTTGCTTGCAGTGCGAGGATCCAGCTTGTGTCAAATCTTGTCTCGTCGATGCCATCAAGATGAATCCTGCCACCGGCGCCTACGAGATCGATCACGAAGTCTGTGTTCGTTGTATGGCTTGCGTCGCGGCGTGTCCCTTTGGTTGCTCGTTACTCGATCAACAACACAACGAAGTGATCAAATGCGACTTGTGTGGCGGTGACCCAGCCTGTGCTCACTTCTGTCCGACCAAAGCTCTGGTTTACAAACCGCTGCCATAA
- a CDS encoding (2Fe-2S)-binding protein, whose product MSTVTITINGKIVRAQEGEYLLGVLKREKIDVPALCHHEAVEPYGGCRLCTVEVTKAEWKGWSDHVVSCLYPVAEGLIIQTHSPKVIELRKTLLDLYLARHPQTKLIQDMAADHGVTQTSYQTVPEPNDCILCGICVRICDRMGFSAISAVNRGHGREIAPPLHEAPPDCVGCLACALNCPTGYIKYEDNGFKRTIWKREFEVLRDAKTGAPTITKEFSEYLVKNRAIPQEYFKHNDESHRKETAINMGKIVQWNREVSS is encoded by the coding sequence ATGAGTACAGTCACAATTACAATCAATGGCAAAATCGTCCGCGCTCAGGAAGGCGAGTACTTACTCGGTGTACTGAAGCGCGAGAAGATCGACGTCCCTGCACTATGCCATCACGAAGCCGTCGAACCATATGGTGGTTGCCGTCTCTGCACAGTCGAAGTCACCAAAGCCGAATGGAAGGGCTGGAGTGACCACGTCGTTTCGTGTCTCTATCCGGTTGCTGAAGGCTTAATCATACAGACACATTCGCCCAAGGTCATTGAACTTCGCAAGACCTTGCTTGATCTATATCTTGCACGTCATCCTCAGACCAAACTGATTCAGGACATGGCGGCTGATCACGGCGTAACTCAGACGAGTTATCAAACCGTTCCTGAACCAAATGACTGCATACTCTGCGGTATCTGTGTCCGTATCTGTGATCGCATGGGATTCTCGGCAATCTCCGCCGTTAATCGGGGACATGGTCGTGAAATTGCGCCGCCGCTTCATGAAGCACCGCCAGATTGCGTCGGTTGTCTTGCGTGCGCGTTGAACTGTCCGACCGGCTATATCAAATATGAAGATAACGGATTCAAGCGCACGATCTGGAAACGCGAGTTTGAAGTTCTTCGCGATGCGAAAACCGGAGCGCCGACCATCACTAAAGAGTTCTCTGAATATCTCGTGAAAAATCGGGCGATCCCGCAAGAGTACTTCAAGCACAATGACGAATCGCACCGCAAAGAGACGGCGATCAACATGGGCAAAATCGTTCAATGGAATCGCGAGGTGTCGTCATGA